Proteins from a genomic interval of Helicoverpa zea isolate HzStark_Cry1AcR chromosome 31, ilHelZeax1.1, whole genome shotgun sequence:
- the LOC124645121 gene encoding dnaJ homolog subfamily C member 22 has protein sequence MASKAPNMSSKKSVIWAYLFWLCTGIFGGHHFYLRRDRHAFVWWTTLGGFFVGWLGEIFRIPRYVRDANEDPKHMEELAHRMIQNKKPPFSMNRFTGMLMVGYSWGQMTMFAIPPDFWGMNLKYLNLLIPLSVALGVWTVGNIGREQGSLKWPLIGAYLGYPVRYYVYDDSLWFTVMLLASACAFDSYSKEWRRTPKKKTHIAKRVVILGVCAALYLGLWCSYLYFHGTITDSEGDEVPIYEALHHFFTSPWWLDVKQCLLETYQYAQHHGWYEVWKQIIDLSDPHGEQNAYKVLGVDRDASQQEITSTWRKLSREHHPDKVKDQKERRAAQERFMEIQQAYEILSNSKHRRNRRNKKDNSEPSTTKIDL, from the exons ATGGCTTCAAAAGCGCCTAATATGTCGAGTAAAAAGTCCGTAATATGGGCCTACCTGTTCTGGTTGTGCACCGGTATATTTGGGGGTCATCATTTCTACCTGCGACGGGATAGGCACGCCTTTGTATGGTGGACAACTCTGGGAGGGTTTTTCGTCGGCTGGCTGGGAGAAATATTTCGTATCCCTAGGTATGTAAGAGATGCTAACGAAGACCCTAAGCATATGGAGGAGCTCGCCCACAGAATGATCCAGAACAAGAAG CCGCCATTCTCCATGAATCGGTTCACGGGTATGCTGATGGTCGGCTATTCCTGGGGACAAATGACAATGTTTGCTATACCACCTGACTTCTGGGGCATGAATCTCAAGTATCTTAACCTCTTGATACCGTTGTCAGTTGCGCTGG GTGTATGGACAGTGGGCAACATTGGACGTGAACAGGGCTCTCTGAAGTGGCCACTCATTGGCGCTTACCTCGGCTACCCGGTTCGTTATTACGTGTACGACGATAGTCTCTGGTTTACCGTCATGCTACTTGCCTCAGCCTGCGCCTTCGACTCCTACTCCAAGGAATGGAGGCGAACTCCTAAGAAGAAGACCCATATTGCCAA GCGTGTTGTTATCCTCGGAGTTTGTGCGGCCCTGTACCTTGGGCTCTGGTGCAGCTACCTGTACTTCCACGGGACGATCACAGACAGCGAGGGTGACGAGGTGCCAATATACGAAGCTCTGCATCATTTCTTCACTAGTCCGTG GTGGTTGGATGTGAAACAATGTCTCCTGGAAACTTACCAGTATGCACAGCACCATGGTTGGTACGAGGTCTGGAAGCAAATAATAGACCTGTCTGATCCACATGGAGAGCAAAACGCCTATAAG gTTCTGGGCGTTGACCGGGACGCCAGCCAGCAAGAGATCACGTCGACGTGGAGAAAGTTGTCGCGAGAGCATCATCCCGACAAAGTGAAGGACCAGAAAGAGCGCAGGGCTGCCCAAGAACGCTTCATGGAAATCCAACAGGCCTACGAAATCCTGTCCAACAGCAAGCACCGCAGAAACCGTCGCAATAAAAAAGACAACTCCGAACCAAGTACTACCAAAATAGATTTGTAG